Proteins encoded in a region of the Planococcus citri chromosome 1, ihPlaCitr1.1, whole genome shotgun sequence genome:
- the LOC135846356 gene encoding histone lysine acetyltransferase CREBBP-like produces MDKLAIDLEDGNHEELKLSLRRFIRVVVHERKCRNTNCKLASCQRMKQIFLHNMHCKLSARSCPLCERVITALYYHGVYCEDTKCVVPGCLTVNPKAKQFRLQLKLRQVQSRIRISSGSASGVPSSSARGVSSLFNISSFAKEDHPHKMLKLAIDLEDGNHEELKLSLQRFIRVVVHERKCRNTNCRLASCQRMKLIFLHNTRCKLSARSCPLCERVITALYYHAVYCEDTKCVVPGCLTVYPKMKQLITHRHQ; encoded by the exons ATGGATAAATTGGCTATAGATTTAGAAGATGGTAACCACGAA GAATTAAAGCTGTCTCTACGAAGATTCATTAGAGTTGTGGTGCACGAGCGGAAATGCCGAAACACGAACTGTAAGTTGGCAAGCTGCCAACGCATGAAGCAAATTTTTCTACATAACATGCATTGCAAGTTGAGTGCGAGAAGTTGCCCACTTTGCGAGCGGGTAATAACGGCTTTGTACTATCATGGCGTTTATTGTGAA GACACGAAATGTGTTGTGCCTGGATGCCTGACTGTGAATCCGAAGGCGAAACAGTTTCGATTGCAGCTAAAATTACGCCAAGTCCAAAGTCGAATACGAATTTCGAGCGGTTCCGCATCAGGTGTGCCATCCAGTTCTGCAAGAGGCGTATCGTCTCTCTTTAATATTTCCTCTTTCGCTAAAGAAGACCATCCGCATAAAATGCTTAAATTGGCTATAGATTTAGAAGACGGTAACCACGAA GAATTGAAGCTGTCTCTACAAAGATTCATTAGGGTTGTGGTGCACGAGCGGAAATGCCGTAACACGAACTGCAGGTTAGCAAGCTGCCAACGCATGAAGCTAATTTTTCTGCATAACACGCGTTGCAAGTTGAGTGCGAGAAGTTGTCCACTTTGCGAGCGGGTAATAACGGCCTTGTACTATCATGCCGTTTATTGTGAA GACACAAAATGTGTTGTGCCTGGATGCCTGACTGTGTATCCGAAGATGAAACAACTTATTACTCATCGTCATCAGTAA